In one Chitinispirillales bacterium ANBcel5 genomic region, the following are encoded:
- a CDS encoding amidohydrolase family protein, producing MAEQEQEKEQTCYAAITMGSAGFCGAINLSDFKPLPPQVVSCIIDSHMHIQSGACAPLPLIYKEIASKLRGFNPRNTRGLRSRSWIDGIGSVILGWGGKLQTMDSETIGDHAIIDNAETYLNLKNSPDFGLDQTRLILLANQKYKEDDYVFCPMIVMPMDMEFAHIAGYDGQTIYHEENGKIFYYHRRTGLFAEELGEVVDLSHEVDTRKKALKLKKWERQEYEHISSAIANPLKLIPMYHYEPRRWRANTIEETDRRSYSIGGWEFPFQQIATETKPGLFLGFKMYSALGYRPLDDKLPNMEKYYQKCEAEKIPVLNHCSPKGMLTHEQPFYKDFIEQGIKHRTNHEGKVERDNSIILLEKTITPTRHETFLEEANEWFSQNYVHPKAWRKVLDKYPNLHLCLAHFGGDDWEDGVRSDTNPDGSDWIEELIDMLSCPKYPNLYTDISCFSINENMPHFIRTMKDRTNHNLWDKILFGTDWYMTLIVSPSGQKAYKDFCTKIKASFDEIDDSFWVRATLLNPMRFFGLENNRKIGQLYDGLYLKLQEGNISTESLENYFYKFKKAIETIENVKNSI from the coding sequence ATGGCGGAACAGGAGCAAGAAAAAGAGCAGACTTGTTATGCGGCCATAACAATGGGAAGTGCTGGTTTTTGTGGTGCAATAAACCTTAGCGATTTTAAACCACTGCCGCCGCAAGTAGTTTCGTGTATTATAGATTCGCATATGCACATTCAAAGTGGAGCGTGTGCTCCATTACCACTTATTTATAAAGAGATTGCCTCTAAGTTAAGAGGGTTCAATCCGAGGAATACGAGAGGGCTGCGTTCTCGTTCCTGGATTGATGGAATCGGATCTGTGATACTTGGATGGGGTGGAAAACTTCAAACGATGGATTCGGAAACAATCGGAGATCACGCCATCATCGACAATGCCGAAACCTACCTGAACCTGAAGAATAGCCCTGATTTCGGATTAGACCAGACAAGACTTATTCTTTTGGCAAATCAGAAATACAAAGAAGATGATTATGTGTTTTGTCCTATGATTGTAATGCCGATGGATATGGAGTTTGCCCATATAGCTGGATACGATGGACAGACAATTTATCACGAAGAGAATGGTAAGATTTTTTATTACCACAGAAGAACAGGACTGTTTGCAGAAGAGCTGGGGGAGGTGGTCGATTTGTCACACGAAGTCGATACCAGAAAAAAAGCTCTGAAACTAAAGAAGTGGGAAAGGCAAGAATATGAACACATATCATCAGCTATTGCAAATCCCTTAAAGCTAATCCCGATGTATCATTATGAACCACGACGCTGGCGGGCGAACACTATAGAGGAAACGGATCGAAGAAGTTACAGTATCGGTGGGTGGGAATTCCCATTTCAGCAAATAGCAACGGAAACTAAACCCGGCTTGTTTCTTGGATTTAAAATGTATTCCGCTTTGGGTTATAGACCTTTGGATGACAAATTGCCCAATATGGAAAAATATTATCAAAAATGTGAGGCTGAGAAAATCCCAGTTCTTAATCACTGCAGTCCTAAAGGTATGCTCACTCATGAACAACCCTTCTACAAGGATTTCATTGAACAGGGCATAAAGCACAGAACGAATCACGAAGGGAAAGTGGAAAGAGACAATTCGATCATTTTGCTTGAGAAAACAATTACCCCTACGCGCCACGAGACATTTCTTGAGGAAGCGAACGAATGGTTTTCTCAAAACTATGTTCATCCCAAAGCTTGGAGAAAAGTACTGGACAAATATCCTAACCTTCATCTTTGTCTTGCGCATTTTGGAGGTGATGATTGGGAAGATGGGGTTCGTTCTGATACCAATCCTGATGGTAGCGACTGGATTGAAGAGTTGATAGATATGTTGTCTTGCCCCAAATACCCAAATCTTTACACTGACATTTCCTGTTTCTCGATAAATGAAAATATGCCGCATTTCATCAGAACGATGAAAGATCGCACGAATCACAATTTGTGGGATAAAATTCTGTTTGGAACGGACTGGTATATGACACTCATTGTTTCACCAAGTGGCCAGAAAGCATACAAAGATTTTTGTACAAAGATTAAAGCGTCGTTTGATGAGATTGACGACTCGTTTTGGGTCCGAGCCACCTTGTTGAATCCGATGAGGTTTTTTGGGTTGGAGAATAACAGGAAGATAGGACAACTCTATGATGGATTATACTTAAAGTTGCAAGAGGGTAATATATCTACTGAATCTCTTGAAAACTATTTTTATAAGTTCAAAAAGGCAATAGAAACAATTGAAAACGTTAAAAACTCAATATAA
- a CDS encoding HNH endonuclease, producing the protein MSNPRQKYSEAQIVALLSQVSRVCPLCAEPLFYKKNGKSFKNYELAHIYPLNPTKEEELLLKNEERLSDDVNDEDNIIPLCEICHGKFDKPRTVEEYRNLLGLKRKLIDRSGQEAIWRTYTIEDEISQIIEAIYDDPELENEAEIDFTPREVDEKLDSTISRPTKVKIKGNVREYYIFIRNKFAELDSVNSDMSEIISLQIKTYYIKQKKMGINQQAIFENIVSWIYAKTKPKTSDAAEIMASFFVQNCEVF; encoded by the coding sequence ATGAGTAATCCAAGACAGAAATATTCAGAAGCACAAATTGTAGCCTTGCTATCACAGGTAAGTCGAGTGTGCCCCCTTTGTGCTGAGCCTCTTTTTTATAAAAAGAATGGCAAGAGCTTCAAAAACTATGAGTTGGCTCATATTTACCCATTAAATCCAACTAAAGAAGAAGAACTGTTGCTCAAAAATGAAGAGCGTTTAAGCGATGATGTTAATGACGAGGACAATATCATACCTCTTTGTGAAATATGTCATGGCAAGTTCGATAAACCTAGAACTGTAGAAGAATATCGAAACCTATTGGGATTAAAGAGGAAGCTTATTGACCGTAGCGGACAGGAAGCTATTTGGAGAACATATACGATTGAAGACGAGATTAGTCAGATCATTGAGGCTATTTATGATGATCCAGAACTAGAAAATGAGGCTGAAATTGATTTCACTCCTAGAGAGGTTGATGAAAAGTTGGATTCAACTATTTCCAGACCAACCAAAGTTAAAATTAAAGGTAATGTACGAGAATACTATATCTTTATCCGGAATAAATTTGCAGAGCTAGATAGTGTCAATTCCGATATGTCTGAGATTATATCTCTACAAATCAAAACATATTATATAAAGCAGAAAAAAATGGGTATCAATCAGCAAGCCATATTTGAGAATATAGTTTCTTGGATTTATGCGAAAACAAAACCAAAAACAAGTGATGCAGCAGAAATTATGGCCTCGTTTTTTGTTCAAAATTGTGAGGTTTTCTAA
- a CDS encoding DUF2326 domain-containing protein, whose amino-acid sequence MLTEIRCEMFREKAIGFHTGLNVILGDSVATNSIGKSTLLMVIDFIYGGKSFLQHNKDVIEELGHHEYFFTFKFGKDSFPFKRGTFKPDLIYRCDNKYAEIEPISIENYTTFLKASYSLGDVDLSFRSIVSLFSRVWGKENLDVKHPLHSFKRQKPSDCITNTIKLFKKYEPIRLLADNVKSKSEEIATINKAAKTGLISKTTKTKYKENITKILTIDAEIEEIKNNLKKYAVNISEIANREVMELKIEKDRLLSEKLRLDSRLLRVRNDLKQNKAIKSKHLEPLLKYFPNVSTSRLEEVESFHSNITKILRKELKSSEAELTLILSSIIEEIEMIDRKISVSLAEIDNPNVVIDRVYELSKDHSVASKEIEYFETDAQIKSDLRDAKELLAAEKIRILKLIENILNDKNRKNVTEIYSEERRSPTLKLGQNNYNFELVEDTGTGKAYSNLILLDLAFLETTVLPFLIHDSVLFKNIQNDAVAKLIKLYESTGKQTFIAIDEIEKYGDVAEKKLKAKKVIQLDNNKVLYIKDWRK is encoded by the coding sequence ATGTTAACTGAAATTCGATGCGAGATGTTCCGAGAAAAAGCAATCGGCTTTCACACAGGCCTAAATGTTATTTTAGGTGACAGTGTTGCCACGAACTCGATTGGTAAATCCACGTTGCTAATGGTGATTGATTTTATATATGGAGGCAAATCATTTCTCCAGCATAATAAGGATGTCATTGAAGAACTGGGCCATCATGAGTACTTTTTTACCTTTAAGTTCGGGAAAGATAGCTTCCCGTTTAAAAGGGGAACTTTTAAGCCAGACTTAATTTATAGATGTGACAATAAATATGCGGAGATTGAACCTATTAGCATTGAAAACTACACTACATTTCTTAAGGCGTCATATTCATTGGGGGATGTCGACTTATCTTTTCGATCGATAGTGTCTCTTTTTTCTAGAGTTTGGGGCAAAGAAAACCTTGATGTAAAACATCCTCTTCATAGCTTTAAAAGACAAAAGCCCTCAGATTGTATAACAAACACAATCAAACTTTTTAAAAAGTACGAACCAATAAGGTTACTTGCAGATAATGTAAAAAGCAAAAGTGAAGAAATAGCCACAATCAATAAAGCTGCTAAGACCGGTTTAATTTCTAAAACAACGAAGACGAAGTACAAAGAAAACATTACCAAAATACTTACCATAGATGCCGAGATCGAGGAAATTAAAAATAATTTAAAGAAGTATGCCGTTAATATTTCAGAGATCGCCAATAGAGAGGTAATGGAGTTAAAAATTGAAAAAGATCGGCTTTTGTCAGAAAAGCTTAGATTAGATAGCCGTCTGCTTCGTGTCAGAAATGATCTAAAACAAAACAAAGCCATCAAAAGCAAACACTTAGAACCATTATTAAAATACTTTCCTAATGTAAGCACTTCAAGGCTAGAAGAAGTTGAGTCATTCCACTCAAATATAACCAAAATACTTAGAAAAGAGTTAAAGAGTAGTGAGGCTGAATTGACTCTAATATTGTCCTCAATAATTGAAGAGATCGAAATGATCGACAGAAAGATTTCTGTTTCCTTAGCAGAAATTGATAATCCTAATGTCGTTATCGATAGGGTTTACGAACTCTCTAAAGATCACTCTGTAGCCAGTAAAGAGATTGAATACTTTGAAACAGATGCACAGATAAAGTCTGACTTAAGAGATGCAAAGGAACTTCTAGCCGCTGAAAAAATTAGAATTTTAAAGTTAATTGAAAATATACTAAACGACAAAAATAGAAAAAATGTTACTGAGATATATAGCGAGGAAAGAAGAAGCCCGACTCTAAAGCTTGGTCAAAATAACTACAATTTTGAATTGGTTGAAGATACTGGAACTGGCAAGGCTTACTCAAATTTAATATTACTTGATTTAGCATTTTTGGAAACAACGGTTTTACCTTTCTTGATACATGATTCAGTATTATTTAAGAATATCCAGAATGACGCAGTAGCGAAATTGATCAAACTGTATGAATCTACAGGCAAGCAAACGTTTATCGCAATCGATGAAATTGAAAAATACGGTGATGTAGCAGAAAAGAAATTAAAAGCTAAGAAAGTCATACAACTGGATAATAACAAAGTCTTATATATCAAAGATTGGCGGAAATGA
- a CDS encoding DEAD/DEAH box helicase family protein produces the protein MTFQQILDKYRKISHSQRDKGDRFERLMQVYLQTDPKYAYIIKKVWLWNEFPGKSDLGGHDTGIDLVALTHTGDYWAVQCKCYQSDSYIDKAQVDTFLATSGRKFKGEDLKTTTFSHRLWISTTNNWSLNASEAISNQNPPVSRVNLYELMCAPVDWGKLEKGISGEHSRAPKKEIRPHQRTAIDQTHDYFQTAERGKLIMACGTGKTFTALRIAENETDGKGLILFLVPSIALLGQSLREWTADASEPVKAICICSDPEVSKKKSKNDETDTFSVIDLALPASTDVSNITAQITQLRSSAKPGLTVIFSTYQSLEVVAKAQKQLLKTDKNALFDLIICDEAHRTTGVALTAQDSSSFIKVHDNTFIKARKRLYMTATPRLYSDDAKGKAAQADAILCSMDDPAIYGEEIYRIGFGEAVERDLLTDYKVLILTLSDKDVPPAVQKIIADRDNEINSDDATKLIGCINALSKQILGDAGVIKNSDSEPMKRAVAFCRTISESKKITSTFCTATDAYLGSLPQSKKEQMVSANSRHIDGTMSAPQRDELLGWLKGDAADSSECRILTNVRCLSEGVDVPSLDAVMFLSARNSQVDVVQSVGRVMRKAQGKKYGYIIIPVVVPADVEADKALNDNERYKVVWSVLNALRAHDDRFNATVNKIELNRKRPEQILVGRPEYSFEDGAPVVAEPNAKYGDDIGTQLALQFEQLQSIVFARMVEKVGDRRYWEQWAKSVAEIAEKQFDRINRLIKEDGEHKKAFDEFLNGLKKNINPSISDREAVEMLSQHVITKPVFEALFEGYSFVKNNAVSVTMQKMLDLLEAQAIEKDTRVLDKFYESVRKRAAGIDNAEGKQRIIIELYDKFFRTAFPKMVDKLGIVYTPVEVVDFIIHSVEDVLRREFDRSLSDENIHILDPFTGTGTFITRLLQSGLINDKDLPRKYKKEIHANEIVLLAYYIAAVNIENAFHDILGKQGRYKPFDGICLTDTFQLGETDESESFISEMFPQNTKRVSYQKKAPLRVIMGNPPYSVGQKSANDNAQNQKYKHLDSRIAETYAAGTKATNKNSLYDSYIKAFRWGADRLDPKNGGIICFVSNSAWLDGNAQDGFRKCLEREFSSIYVFNLRGNQRTSGELSRKEGGKIFGSGSRTPIAITLLVKKPSKAVKNAVIYYHDIGDYLSREEKLAIVRKFGSVGNDGMAWKRLEPSDKGDWICERNDLFDTFIPLGDKANKSASTFFLPLYSNGLKTQRDAWCYNSSKTCLKRNIERTLEYYNEQRKLFAHSIKNVDKIDIKDILQFDPKKISWTHALSENIMKDIKHDIVNGQFVQSLYRPFFKQRVYFSRALNERVYQIPKLFPKSTLNNLVICVSGVGVTKDFSTIISDTLPDLELIGKSQCFPLYYYEERQEVESPSLFDEPTAGGYIRRDGVSDFILERAYSIYGKKVTKEDIFYYVYGLLHSPQYRTTFANDLKKSLPRIPLVDEPRDFWKFSKAGRELADLHINYETVPAHKGLKVTGAESGHFTVEKMRFPKKGQKDTIIYNSKITIENIPAKAYDYIVNGKSAIEWIMDRYKVTIHKGSGIKNDPNDWAKEVGNERYILDLLLSVVEVSVRSVEVVEGLPKLRLG, from the coding sequence ATGACCTTTCAGCAAATCCTCGATAAATACCGCAAAATCTCTCATTCCCAGCGTGATAAGGGCGATCGGTTTGAACGCCTGATGCAGGTCTATCTGCAAACCGACCCAAAATATGCCTATATCATCAAAAAAGTCTGGCTATGGAATGAATTCCCGGGAAAAAGCGATCTCGGTGGCCATGATACCGGCATCGATCTCGTAGCCCTTACTCATACCGGTGACTACTGGGCGGTGCAGTGCAAATGCTATCAAAGTGATTCTTATATAGATAAAGCCCAGGTCGATACCTTCCTGGCCACTTCTGGCAGGAAATTCAAAGGCGAAGACCTCAAAACAACTACCTTCTCACATCGCCTGTGGATATCCACCACCAACAACTGGAGCTTAAACGCCTCTGAAGCGATCTCAAACCAGAACCCGCCCGTTTCCAGAGTTAATCTGTATGAATTGATGTGTGCGCCCGTCGATTGGGGTAAGCTTGAAAAGGGTATCAGTGGTGAGCATTCCCGTGCACCTAAAAAGGAGATCCGCCCTCATCAGAGAACCGCCATCGATCAAACCCACGACTATTTTCAAACTGCTGAGCGTGGAAAGCTGATCATGGCATGCGGCACAGGAAAAACGTTCACCGCATTGCGTATCGCTGAGAATGAAACCGATGGAAAGGGACTCATACTCTTTCTTGTGCCATCGATTGCGCTTCTTGGTCAATCTCTTCGCGAGTGGACCGCTGATGCATCAGAGCCGGTGAAAGCCATCTGTATCTGCTCCGATCCCGAAGTGTCAAAAAAGAAGAGTAAAAATGATGAAACCGATACATTCAGTGTGATCGATCTTGCCCTGCCTGCGTCAACCGATGTGAGCAATATCACCGCGCAGATCACGCAGTTGCGCTCTTCTGCAAAACCCGGACTCACGGTCATCTTTTCCACCTATCAATCTCTTGAAGTCGTCGCTAAAGCACAGAAACAGCTCCTTAAAACCGATAAAAACGCGCTGTTTGATCTTATCATCTGTGATGAAGCGCATCGCACCACCGGTGTTGCCCTTACCGCCCAGGACTCTTCATCATTTATTAAGGTGCATGATAATACCTTCATCAAAGCTCGTAAGCGCCTCTACATGACTGCAACGCCCCGTCTTTACAGTGATGATGCAAAGGGGAAAGCTGCTCAGGCCGATGCTATCCTTTGTTCAATGGATGATCCGGCAATTTACGGTGAAGAGATCTACAGAATCGGCTTCGGTGAAGCGGTGGAGCGCGATCTGCTCACCGATTACAAGGTCCTTATCCTTACTCTCAGTGATAAGGATGTCCCACCTGCTGTGCAAAAAATCATCGCCGACAGGGATAATGAGATCAATTCCGATGATGCAACAAAGCTTATCGGTTGTATCAATGCGCTCTCCAAGCAGATCCTGGGTGATGCGGGGGTGATTAAAAACAGCGACTCCGAACCTATGAAACGGGCTGTTGCCTTCTGCAGAACCATAAGCGAATCAAAAAAGATCACTTCAACGTTCTGTACTGCAACTGATGCATATCTGGGATCACTGCCGCAAAGCAAAAAGGAGCAGATGGTTTCTGCCAATAGCCGTCATATCGATGGTACCATGAGCGCTCCTCAAAGGGATGAACTTCTGGGATGGCTCAAGGGTGATGCTGCTGATAGCAGTGAGTGCCGTATCCTTACCAATGTGCGTTGTCTCAGTGAAGGTGTTGATGTTCCTTCGCTGGATGCTGTGATGTTTCTCTCGGCCAGAAATTCACAGGTGGATGTGGTGCAGTCGGTGGGCCGTGTGATGCGAAAGGCTCAGGGGAAAAAGTATGGCTATATCATTATCCCTGTGGTTGTGCCTGCTGATGTTGAAGCGGACAAGGCGCTTAATGATAATGAACGCTACAAAGTCGTATGGTCTGTGCTCAATGCGCTTCGTGCCCATGATGATCGCTTCAATGCTACGGTCAATAAGATCGAGCTCAACAGAAAGCGTCCTGAACAGATTCTGGTGGGCCGCCCGGAGTATAGCTTTGAAGATGGGGCTCCGGTTGTCGCTGAACCAAACGCCAAATATGGGGATGATATCGGCACACAACTGGCGCTTCAGTTTGAACAGTTGCAAAGTATCGTATTTGCCCGAATGGTGGAGAAGGTAGGGGATCGAAGGTACTGGGAGCAGTGGGCAAAGAGTGTCGCAGAGATTGCCGAAAAGCAGTTCGACAGAATAAACCGTCTCATAAAAGAGGACGGTGAGCATAAAAAAGCGTTTGATGAGTTTCTTAATGGATTGAAAAAGAATATCAACCCATCTATCAGTGATCGTGAAGCGGTGGAGATGCTCTCGCAGCACGTTATCACCAAGCCGGTTTTTGAAGCGCTCTTTGAGGGATACTCCTTTGTGAAAAACAACGCCGTCTCTGTAACGATGCAGAAGATGCTTGATCTGCTGGAAGCGCAGGCTATTGAAAAGGATACCAGGGTTCTTGATAAATTCTATGAATCGGTGAGAAAGCGTGCTGCGGGGATCGATAATGCTGAAGGCAAGCAGCGTATTATCATTGAATTGTATGATAAGTTCTTTAGAACTGCTTTCCCGAAGATGGTGGACAAGCTGGGGATTGTGTATACACCGGTTGAAGTGGTTGATTTTATCATCCATTCGGTGGAGGATGTGCTCAGGCGGGAGTTTGACAGAAGTCTCAGTGATGAAAACATCCACATTCTCGATCCGTTTACAGGTACCGGTACATTTATCACAAGACTGCTTCAGAGCGGGCTTATTAATGATAAGGATCTGCCCCGCAAGTATAAAAAGGAGATCCACGCCAATGAAATTGTGCTTCTGGCTTATTACATAGCCGCGGTGAATATAGAGAACGCGTTTCATGATATTTTAGGAAAGCAGGGAAGGTATAAGCCCTTTGATGGCATCTGTCTGACCGATACCTTCCAGCTGGGTGAGACCGATGAGAGTGAATCCTTTATCTCTGAGATGTTCCCACAGAACACAAAGCGGGTGAGTTATCAGAAGAAAGCGCCATTGCGTGTGATAATGGGGAATCCGCCCTATTCGGTGGGGCAGAAATCGGCAAATGATAATGCTCAGAATCAAAAGTATAAGCATCTCGATTCAAGGATTGCAGAGACCTATGCTGCAGGTACAAAAGCTACCAATAAGAATTCCCTGTATGATTCCTATATAAAGGCGTTTCGATGGGGAGCGGACAGGCTTGATCCAAAGAATGGCGGGATCATCTGTTTTGTATCCAACAGTGCCTGGCTTGATGGTAATGCGCAGGATGGTTTTCGTAAGTGTCTGGAGCGTGAATTTTCGAGCATTTATGTGTTCAATTTGAGAGGCAACCAGCGCACAAGTGGTGAGTTATCGAGAAAAGAGGGTGGAAAGATCTTCGGTTCAGGTTCCAGAACACCCATTGCGATAACGCTTCTTGTAAAAAAGCCGTCCAAAGCTGTAAAAAATGCGGTGATCTATTATCATGATATCGGGGATTACCTGAGCCGTGAAGAGAAGCTTGCGATCGTTAGGAAATTCGGATCTGTTGGTAATGATGGAATGGCATGGAAGAGGCTGGAACCCAGTGATAAGGGTGATTGGATTTGTGAGAGGAATGATCTGTTTGACACGTTTATTCCTTTAGGTGATAAAGCTAATAAATCAGCCAGTACTTTCTTTTTACCATTATATTCAAATGGCTTGAAAACTCAACGTGATGCATGGTGTTATAACTCATCGAAGACATGTTTGAAAAGAAATATTGAAAGAACGTTGGAATATTACAACGAGCAAAGAAAGCTGTTTGCACACTCAATTAAAAACGTTGATAAAATAGACATTAAAGACATTTTACAATTCGATCCAAAGAAAATTAGCTGGACACATGCTCTTTCAGAAAATATCATGAAAGACATAAAGCATGATATAGTTAACGGGCAATTTGTTCAAAGTTTATATCGACCATTCTTCAAACAACGAGTATACTTTTCACGAGCTTTAAATGAAAGAGTTTACCAAATACCCAAACTGTTTCCAAAATCGACACTTAATAACCTTGTTATATGCGTTTCCGGTGTGGGTGTTACGAAGGATTTTTCCACTATCATTTCAGATACATTACCTGATCTTGAACTTATTGGTAAAAGCCAGTGTTTCCCTCTCTACTACTACGAAGAACGCCAGGAAGTAGAAAGCCCTTCACTCTTTGATGAGCCCACAGCCGGTGGCTATATCCGCAGAGACGGAGTTTCCGATTTCATCTTAGAGCGGGCATACTCCATATACGGTAAAAAAGTAACGAAAGAGGATATCTTCTATTATGTATACGGACTACTGCACAGCCCGCAGTACCGTACAACATTTGCCAATGATCTCAAGAAATCCCTGCCCCGCATCCCTCTGGTGGATGAACCACGTGATTTCTGGAAATTCAGCAAAGCCGGCCGCGAACTTGCCGATCTGCACATCAACTACGAAACCGTCCCCGCACACAAAGGGCTTAAAGTTACCGGTGCAGAAAGCGGACATTTCACCGTAGAAAAGATGCGCTTTCCCAAAAAGGGCCAGAAAGACACAATTATCTATAACAGCAAAATCACCATCGAAAACATCCCCGCCAAAGCCTACGATTACATCGTTAACGGCAAATCCGCCATTGAATGGATCATGGACCGCTACAAGGTCACAATCCACAAAGGCAGTGGAATAAAGAATGACCCTAATGACTGGGCAAAAGAGGTGGGGAATGAAAGGTATATACTGGATCTGTTGCTGAGTGTTGTAGAGGTTAGTGTGAGGAGTGTGGAAGTGGTGGAGGGGTTGCCGAAGTTGAGGTTGGGGTAG
- the rlmB gene encoding 23S rRNA (guanosine(2251)-2'-O)-methyltransferase RlmB, whose translation MAQEDIPVYGIHAVEELIKRRKQDIEHVYIDKDKRNQSLFNLMKICRKERLSYNMVPEIKLNHLAETKRHQGVVAFCSIKPYTSAERLQEIISEKEAPLLLVAASMEDPGNLGAIIRSSVAFGVDALLLERKNTVPLNASVAKSSAGMIENIEISKPRNLEGLLKELKEKGFAIAGAHASKGDLLPNSDLKGPMVLICGGENRGIPPYLDKLCTTFLKIPMSSKAQSLNASAATAVMLYECVRQRME comes from the coding sequence ATGGCCCAGGAAGATATTCCGGTTTATGGAATTCATGCAGTTGAGGAGCTTATTAAAAGAAGAAAGCAGGATATAGAACACGTTTATATCGATAAGGACAAGCGCAACCAGTCTCTTTTTAATCTGATGAAGATCTGCAGAAAGGAACGCCTGAGTTATAATATGGTTCCGGAGATCAAACTAAACCACCTTGCCGAAACCAAAAGGCACCAGGGGGTGGTGGCGTTTTGCAGCATAAAGCCCTACACCAGCGCCGAACGGCTCCAGGAGATTATTTCAGAAAAAGAAGCCCCCCTGTTACTGGTTGCCGCTTCAATGGAGGACCCGGGCAATCTTGGAGCAATCATTCGATCCTCGGTGGCTTTTGGGGTAGATGCCCTGCTGCTTGAGAGAAAAAACACGGTCCCTCTCAATGCATCGGTAGCCAAAAGTTCTGCTGGAATGATAGAAAATATTGAAATCAGCAAGCCCCGAAACCTCGAAGGGTTATTAAAAGAGTTAAAAGAGAAGGGGTTTGCCATCGCGGGAGCTCACGCTTCAAAGGGAGATTTACTTCCAAATTCAGACCTTAAGGGTCCCATGGTACTCATCTGTGGTGGAGAAAACAGAGGTATTCCACCCTATCTTGATAAGCTCTGCACCACATTTCTTAAAATACCCATGTCTTCAAAAGCACAGTCCCTGAATGCCTCTGCAGCAACAGCAGTAATGCTCTATGAGTGTGTGCGTCAGAGAATGGAATAG
- a CDS encoding 5-formyltetrahydrofolate cyclo-ligase → MAEETIANHILMTTQSHKSALRKQFLKLRGAYSAQERAKFSRAIYDHLLTVDQFKNAESVMVYLTIGSEVETLFIVDELIREQKKVVIPYCDKNTLGIAQITNLQTQITDGLYGVMEPVLTIRDNFNKHDLECVLCPGVAFDMRGYRLGRGKAFYDSFLCDIKSNAFVAGLAFNCQISKEPLPVDCHDIAMDEVVTECGPVIKKRGSSENSVESTTLIR, encoded by the coding sequence TTGGCAGAGGAAACTATCGCAAACCATATCTTGATGACAACACAAAGCCACAAATCGGCACTCAGAAAACAGTTCCTCAAGCTTAGAGGAGCCTACAGTGCTCAGGAGCGCGCGAAGTTTTCCCGTGCCATCTATGATCATCTGCTTACAGTCGATCAATTCAAAAACGCAGAATCGGTTATGGTGTATCTTACCATCGGCTCAGAGGTAGAAACGCTGTTTATAGTGGATGAGCTGATTAGGGAACAAAAGAAAGTGGTGATTCCCTATTGCGACAAAAACACCTTAGGTATCGCGCAAATAACCAACCTTCAGACCCAGATCACTGATGGTCTTTACGGGGTGATGGAGCCGGTTTTAACTATCAGGGACAACTTTAACAAGCATGATCTTGAGTGTGTGCTCTGTCCCGGAGTTGCTTTTGATATGAGAGGATACAGACTTGGCAGAGGAAAAGCGTTCTACGACTCGTTTCTGTGTGATATTAAAAGCAACGCTTTCGTTGCCGGTCTGGCCTTTAACTGTCAGATAAGCAAAGAACCATTACCCGTTGATTGTCATGATATAGCAATGGATGAAGTAGTTACTGAATGTGGACCTGTGATAAAAAAACGGGGTTCTTCTGAGAACTCTGTCGAATCTACTACTCTGATAAGGTAA